One part of the Salinimonas iocasae genome encodes these proteins:
- the prpF gene encoding 2-methylaconitate cis-trans isomerase PrpF has protein sequence MTHQPQIQIPATYMRGGTSKGVFFKLTDLPEYAQQPGSKRDALLLRVIGSPDPYGKHTDGMGGATSSTSKTVILSASERDGYDVDYLFGQVAIDKPFVDWSGNCGNLTAAVGAFAITNGLVDPSRVPENGIAEIRIWQVNIQKAIIAHVPMTDGNVQETGDFELDGVTFPAAEVKIEFLDPADSEKALFPTGNLVDTLNVPEFGSIEATMINAGIPTIFVNAEDIGYTGTELQDDINADAVALAKFESLRAHGAVRMGLINDVGEAVSRQHTPKIAFVAPPRSYSASSGKDIAAEDIDVLVRAMSMGKLHHAMMGTAAVAIGTAASIKGTLVNQAAGGKDRESVVFGHPSGTLKVGAKATKQGAQWEVEKAIMSRSARVLMHGFVHIPQE, from the coding sequence ATGACTCATCAGCCACAGATACAAATACCCGCCACGTATATGCGGGGTGGCACCAGCAAAGGTGTGTTTTTTAAGTTAACGGATTTACCTGAATACGCGCAGCAGCCCGGTTCGAAACGCGATGCGCTATTGCTACGGGTTATTGGCAGTCCGGACCCTTATGGTAAACATACCGATGGTATGGGCGGCGCGACATCCAGCACCAGCAAAACCGTCATTTTATCGGCCAGTGAACGTGATGGTTACGATGTTGACTACCTGTTTGGTCAGGTTGCTATCGATAAGCCTTTTGTAGACTGGAGTGGAAACTGCGGTAATCTGACCGCTGCAGTAGGTGCATTTGCTATCACTAATGGACTAGTGGATCCCTCCCGCGTGCCTGAAAATGGAATCGCTGAGATCCGCATCTGGCAGGTAAATATTCAAAAAGCCATCATCGCCCATGTCCCGATGACAGATGGCAATGTTCAGGAAACCGGTGATTTTGAACTTGATGGTGTTACCTTCCCCGCCGCGGAAGTTAAAATAGAGTTTCTTGACCCTGCGGACAGTGAAAAAGCACTGTTCCCCACAGGCAACCTTGTCGATACCCTCAATGTTCCAGAATTCGGCAGTATCGAAGCCACTATGATTAATGCCGGCATCCCCACCATTTTTGTTAACGCTGAGGATATCGGCTATACCGGCACTGAGCTTCAGGATGATATAAATGCTGATGCCGTGGCACTGGCGAAATTTGAGAGTCTTCGCGCCCATGGTGCGGTAAGAATGGGGTTAATTAACGATGTCGGTGAAGCTGTTTCACGTCAGCATACGCCTAAGATAGCTTTTGTCGCGCCGCCGCGCAGCTACAGCGCATCAAGCGGTAAAGATATTGCAGCTGAAGATATCGATGTACTGGTCCGCGCTATGTCTATGGGTAAACTGCACCATGCAATGATGGGCACGGCAGCAGTGGCAATTGGTACAGCAGCGTCTATCAAGGGGACACTGGTTAATCAAGCCGCTGGAGGTAAGGACAGAGAGTCCGTGGTCTTCGGTCATCCCTCAGGCACACTCAAAGTGGGCGCAAAGGCCACAAAACAGGGTGCTCAATGGGAAGTTGAAAAAGCCATCATGAGCCGCAGTGCGCGAGTATTGATGCATGGCTTTGTGCATATCCCTCAGGAATAA
- the acnD gene encoding Fe/S-dependent 2-methylisocitrate dehydratase AcnD, whose protein sequence is MNTDYRKPLPGSHLDFFDTRQAINDIKPGAYDTLPYTSRVLAENLVRKCPSDILTQSLEQLVFKKREHDFPWFPSRVVCHDILGQTAFVDLAGLRDAIAAKGGDPSKVNPVVPTQLIVDHSLAVEHAGFEKDAFDKNRAIEDRRNDDRFHFINWTKTAFKNVDVIGPGNGIMHQINLEKMSPVVHKRDGVAFPDTLVGTDSHTPHVDALGVIAVGVGGLEAESVMLGRASYMRLPDIVGVELKGKPKPGITATDIVLALTEYLREQRVVSAYLEFFGEGAANLTVGDRATISNMTPEYGATAAMFYIDEQTIDYLKLTGRDDEQVALVENYARHTGLWADDLATADYERVLEFDLSAVSRTMAGPSKPHAKLPTSDLKQHGLLGSMEHDEGQMPDGAIIIAAITSCTNTSNPRNVVAAGLLAKKANEYGLSRKPWVKTSLAPGSKAVKLYLEEAKLMGELESLGFGVVAFACTTCNGMSGALDPEIQQELEERDLYSVAVLSGNRNFDGRIHPFAKQAFLASPALVVAYAIAGSIRFDIEKDVLGTDKDGNPITLKDLWPTEEEIDSVVANYVKPEHFTKVYEPMFDLKVDYGKDINPLYNWREMSTYIRRPPYWEGALAAERTMTGMRPLAILPDNITTDHLSPSNAILPTSAAGEYLTSMGVPEVDYNSYATHRGDHLTAQRATLANPKIFNEMVMEQGEVVQGSLTRLEPEGKVMRMWDAIETYMERKQPLIIIAGADYGQGSSRDWAAKGVRLAGVEVIVAEGFERIHRTNLIGMGVLPLEFKPGTTRITLKLDGTETYDVKGEPSPGAELTLIVNRKNGESESVPVTCRLDTFEELSIYSAGGVLQRFAKDFLEAEEAGDDN, encoded by the coding sequence ATGAATACCGATTACCGGAAGCCCCTGCCGGGCAGTCATCTGGACTTTTTCGATACCCGTCAGGCTATTAATGATATTAAACCAGGCGCTTACGATACCCTCCCCTATACGTCGCGGGTGCTGGCTGAGAACCTGGTACGTAAGTGTCCGTCAGACATACTGACACAGTCCCTTGAGCAACTTGTTTTTAAAAAGCGGGAACATGATTTCCCCTGGTTCCCTTCCAGAGTCGTTTGTCATGACATTCTGGGCCAGACTGCATTTGTCGACCTTGCCGGTCTGCGTGATGCGATTGCTGCTAAAGGCGGCGATCCCTCAAAAGTGAACCCGGTTGTTCCTACACAGCTGATTGTCGACCATTCGCTGGCAGTTGAGCATGCTGGTTTTGAGAAGGACGCTTTTGACAAAAACCGTGCGATAGAAGACCGCCGTAACGACGACAGATTTCACTTCATTAACTGGACAAAAACCGCATTTAAAAATGTTGATGTAATTGGTCCGGGTAATGGCATTATGCATCAGATTAACTTAGAGAAAATGTCTCCGGTTGTACATAAGCGCGACGGCGTTGCCTTCCCGGATACATTAGTAGGTACTGACAGCCACACTCCTCATGTTGATGCACTGGGTGTTATTGCGGTAGGCGTGGGCGGCCTGGAAGCAGAAAGCGTCATGCTTGGTCGTGCCTCTTATATGCGCCTGCCTGATATTGTGGGTGTTGAATTAAAAGGTAAACCTAAGCCTGGCATTACCGCCACCGATATTGTACTGGCACTGACCGAATACCTGCGCGAGCAGCGCGTGGTGAGCGCCTATCTCGAATTCTTCGGTGAAGGGGCAGCTAATCTAACGGTTGGCGATCGCGCGACGATTTCCAATATGACGCCTGAATATGGCGCAACAGCGGCAATGTTTTATATTGATGAGCAGACCATCGATTATCTGAAGCTGACCGGTCGAGATGATGAGCAGGTTGCCCTGGTTGAAAACTATGCCCGTCATACCGGACTGTGGGCTGATGATCTGGCAACTGCCGACTATGAACGCGTACTTGAATTTGACCTGAGCGCTGTAAGCAGAACCATGGCCGGCCCGTCCAAACCTCATGCAAAGCTACCCACCAGCGATCTTAAACAGCATGGTCTGTTGGGCTCAATGGAGCATGACGAAGGCCAAATGCCCGACGGCGCGATAATCATTGCGGCCATCACCAGCTGTACGAATACCAGTAACCCCAGAAACGTAGTCGCAGCGGGCTTACTGGCTAAAAAGGCAAACGAATACGGGTTAAGCAGAAAGCCGTGGGTGAAAACCTCACTGGCACCCGGTTCAAAAGCAGTAAAACTGTATTTGGAAGAAGCTAAGCTGATGGGCGAGCTTGAATCTCTCGGATTCGGCGTAGTGGCGTTTGCCTGCACTACCTGTAACGGAATGAGTGGCGCCCTGGACCCGGAGATTCAACAAGAGCTGGAAGAACGGGATTTATATTCGGTCGCGGTACTGTCCGGAAACCGCAACTTCGATGGTCGGATCCATCCTTTTGCCAAGCAGGCATTTCTGGCTTCTCCGGCGCTGGTTGTGGCATACGCGATTGCCGGTTCCATTCGGTTTGATATCGAAAAAGATGTTCTGGGCACGGATAAGGATGGCAACCCCATCACCCTGAAAGATTTGTGGCCCACTGAGGAAGAAATTGACAGCGTAGTAGCCAACTACGTTAAACCTGAGCATTTCACCAAAGTTTACGAACCTATGTTCGATTTAAAAGTGGATTATGGTAAAGATATTAATCCGCTATATAACTGGCGTGAAATGAGCACTTATATCCGCCGCCCCCCTTATTGGGAAGGCGCACTGGCGGCTGAACGTACGATGACAGGTATGCGTCCGCTGGCGATATTGCCTGATAATATCACTACCGACCATCTGTCGCCGTCCAATGCCATACTGCCCACCAGTGCTGCCGGTGAATACCTGACCAGCATGGGTGTGCCTGAGGTTGATTATAACTCCTATGCGACACACCGTGGCGACCATCTGACGGCACAACGCGCTACCCTGGCTAATCCGAAAATCTTTAATGAAATGGTGATGGAACAGGGTGAAGTTGTGCAGGGCTCACTAACACGTCTGGAGCCGGAAGGAAAAGTCATGCGCATGTGGGATGCAATAGAAACCTACATGGAGCGTAAACAACCTCTGATTATTATCGCCGGCGCTGACTATGGTCAGGGCTCATCGCGCGATTGGGCAGCCAAAGGGGTTCGCCTGGCGGGTGTAGAGGTGATTGTGGCGGAAGGCTTTGAGCGCATTCATCGTACTAACCTAATTGGCATGGGTGTGCTACCGCTGGAATTTAAACCCGGCACAACCCGAATCACACTCAAACTGGACGGTACCGAAACCTATGATGTTAAGGGAGAACCCAGTCCTGGGGCGGAGCTTACGCTGATTGTAAATCGTAAAAATGGCGAATCAGAGTCCGTGCCCGTGACCTGCCGACTGGACACATTCGAAGAGCTTTCAATCTATTCTGCTGGCGGGGTTCTGCAACGCTTCGCTAAAGATTTTCTTGAAGCTGAAGAAGCAGGTGATGACAACTAG
- the prpB gene encoding methylisocitrate lyase — translation MQSAGKKFRQALTDNHPLQIVGTINAYTAIMAKQIGHKAIYLSGGGVANASYGLPDLGMTSLNDVIEDVQRITRACDLPLLVDIDTGWGGAFNIAKTIRDMEKAGAAAVHMEDQVAQKRCGHRPNKEIVSTQEMVDRIKAAVDARTDPDFFIMARTDAFAQEGLDAAIERAKAYVAAGADGIFAEAVQTEEHYRAFADALDVPILANITEFGKTELWNKKELGEWGADMVLYPLSAFRAMNKAAERVYQTILTDGDQKAVVDDMQTRMDLYDYLGYHDYEQKLDDLFSRNKN, via the coding sequence ATGCAAAGTGCAGGAAAAAAATTTCGTCAGGCGCTGACTGACAATCATCCTCTTCAAATTGTCGGCACCATCAACGCGTACACAGCTATTATGGCAAAACAAATAGGGCATAAAGCTATCTATTTGTCTGGTGGTGGCGTTGCAAATGCTTCTTACGGCCTGCCCGACCTGGGTATGACATCGTTAAACGATGTTATAGAGGATGTGCAACGCATAACCAGAGCCTGTGACTTGCCGTTATTGGTTGATATTGATACAGGCTGGGGCGGCGCATTTAACATCGCTAAAACTATCCGGGATATGGAAAAAGCAGGCGCGGCCGCGGTACATATGGAAGATCAGGTTGCTCAAAAACGTTGTGGTCACCGCCCGAATAAAGAAATCGTCAGCACCCAGGAGATGGTTGATAGAATAAAAGCAGCGGTAGATGCACGTACGGATCCTGACTTTTTCATTATGGCCCGAACCGATGCCTTTGCACAGGAAGGGTTGGATGCTGCTATCGAACGGGCAAAGGCTTATGTCGCGGCTGGTGCTGACGGTATTTTTGCCGAAGCAGTACAGACTGAAGAGCATTATCGCGCCTTCGCTGATGCACTCGATGTACCTATTCTGGCCAATATTACAGAGTTTGGTAAAACCGAGTTGTGGAACAAAAAAGAGCTGGGTGAATGGGGAGCCGATATGGTGCTTTATCCACTAAGTGCTTTCAGAGCCATGAACAAAGCTGCGGAGCGCGTTTATCAGACGATTCTGACAGACGGTGACCAAAAAGCAGTCGTTGATGACATGCAAACCCGCATGGACCTGTACGACTATCTCGGCTACCACGACTACGAACAGAAGCTGGACGACTTGTTCAGCCGCAATAAGAATTAA
- the arcB gene encoding aerobic respiration two-component sensor histidine kinase ArcB codes for MHQDSPNDSWAIRIAQFVKRFGTLKLSILFVLVTLVFTLGSSYVVRVSLGKSVQPDDFIIAIIITLLSAPWVLYFFSELVKQLENSRTNLKEVVSQLERLREEDVFLNRELQSNIRQLNHEIEQRKQAQEEREAVFKELEREIDDKSSSEEQARRLSTLLRSIIDASPDLIYYRNEEGRFAGCNRIAELLTGKTEEELVGLTLHDVFEEELASQIVASDQEVLETNASITEDLWLRFADGRRRYFEMKRVPFFDAAGNRLGLLAFGRDMTERKQAESAAAKANTDKTRFIATISHELRTPLNGIVGLSRMLRDTDLSEEQFNWVSTIYASAITLGNIFNDIIDLDKLDRDKLELSLKTVSLRDFTEELSSIIRLLAADKGLELVTSINEPLPQQVEVDGTRLRQILWNILFNAVKFTQKGQVSLSVSATEAANGVSVVTFIVQDTGVGIPDTEIDKIFAMYYQVDHPDHQSATGTGIGLAICKQMVDLMSGDIRVSSEVNQGTRFEIELPLQISTKPMQASKLLVTDLNILLVEDIELNVMVAKALLEKLGQRVDVAMTGQEAIDKARENTYDLILLDIQLPDMTGFDVANVLHEEDLVMQTPIVALTANVIKKREEYLQNGMDDVIAKPIKKSRVVEVFNLLFAEPAAPTERDVEQKRDKPDANKSLSNILDMDLLQMLVDTIGEDMVRASVKVFQDKMPEYMEILQLSLSADEKSEVCSQAHKIKGAAGSVGLSRVQRIANQIQQGDHPAWWQNVHDWVEELQMAVQHDMNALDEWLNEQVLDD; via the coding sequence ATGCATCAGGATTCTCCCAATGATTCATGGGCTATTCGTATTGCCCAGTTTGTTAAACGCTTTGGCACACTGAAACTGAGTATTCTATTTGTGCTGGTGACCCTGGTGTTTACGCTGGGAAGCTCATATGTAGTGAGAGTTAGTCTGGGCAAATCGGTTCAGCCGGATGATTTTATTATTGCCATTATTATCACCCTGCTTTCTGCACCGTGGGTACTGTATTTTTTCAGTGAGCTGGTTAAGCAGCTCGAAAACTCACGCACCAATCTGAAAGAGGTGGTAAGCCAGCTGGAGCGGTTGCGTGAAGAAGATGTGTTTCTTAACCGCGAACTCCAGTCTAATATCAGACAGCTCAATCATGAGATTGAGCAGCGCAAACAGGCGCAGGAAGAAAGAGAGGCTGTTTTTAAAGAGCTGGAGCGCGAGATTGATGACAAATCCAGTTCTGAGGAACAGGCCCGGCGCCTTTCTACCTTGCTTCGCTCTATCATCGATGCCTCTCCCGATCTTATTTATTATCGCAACGAAGAAGGCCGCTTTGCCGGATGTAACCGGATTGCGGAATTACTTACCGGCAAAACCGAAGAGGAGCTGGTAGGACTGACCCTGCATGATGTGTTTGAAGAAGAGCTTGCAAGCCAGATTGTAGCCAGTGATCAGGAGGTGCTGGAAACCAATGCCAGTATTACTGAGGATCTTTGGTTACGCTTTGCCGATGGGCGTCGTCGCTACTTTGAAATGAAGCGGGTTCCGTTTTTCGATGCGGCAGGAAACCGACTAGGCTTGCTGGCGTTCGGGCGAGATATGACCGAACGGAAGCAGGCAGAAAGTGCCGCTGCCAAAGCAAACACTGACAAAACCCGCTTCATTGCCACCATCAGTCACGAGCTGCGTACGCCGCTAAACGGGATCGTGGGACTTAGCCGCATGTTACGGGACACGGACTTGTCAGAAGAGCAGTTCAACTGGGTAAGTACGATTTATGCCAGCGCAATAACGCTGGGCAATATCTTCAACGATATTATCGACCTGGACAAACTGGACAGAGACAAACTTGAGTTGAGCCTTAAAACGGTCTCACTACGTGACTTTACCGAAGAGCTTTCCAGTATCATCCGGTTGCTTGCCGCTGACAAAGGTCTGGAGCTGGTAACATCAATAAACGAGCCGTTACCTCAGCAGGTTGAGGTTGACGGTACACGTCTGCGCCAGATTTTATGGAACATTCTGTTTAATGCGGTGAAGTTCACACAGAAAGGACAGGTGAGCTTATCTGTATCTGCAACTGAAGCCGCCAATGGTGTCAGTGTGGTGACCTTTATCGTGCAGGATACGGGAGTGGGTATTCCTGATACCGAAATCGATAAAATCTTTGCGATGTATTATCAGGTCGATCATCCTGATCATCAGTCAGCAACAGGTACAGGTATTGGGCTGGCCATCTGTAAGCAAATGGTCGATTTAATGAGTGGTGATATTCGTGTCAGCAGCGAAGTGAATCAGGGCACGCGGTTTGAGATTGAGTTGCCGTTACAGATTTCAACCAAACCGATGCAGGCCTCCAAACTGTTGGTGACCGATCTGAATATTCTGCTGGTTGAGGATATTGAGCTTAATGTGATGGTCGCCAAAGCATTGCTTGAAAAGCTGGGCCAGCGTGTAGACGTCGCGATGACCGGGCAGGAAGCTATTGATAAAGCGCGTGAAAATACGTATGACCTGATTTTGCTTGATATACAGCTGCCGGACATGACCGGATTTGATGTTGCCAATGTATTACACGAAGAAGATTTGGTGATGCAAACGCCCATCGTTGCACTGACCGCAAACGTCATTAAAAAACGCGAAGAATATCTGCAAAACGGCATGGATGACGTTATTGCCAAGCCGATAAAGAAAAGTCGCGTTGTCGAAGTTTTCAATCTTCTGTTTGCTGAACCCGCTGCTCCGACAGAGCGCGATGTTGAGCAAAAGCGCGACAAGCCGGATGCTAATAAATCGCTGTCTAATATCCTGGATATGGATCTGCTACAAATGCTGGTGGATACTATCGGCGAGGATATGGTGCGGGCCAGCGTTAAGGTATTCCAGGATAAAATGCCTGAGTACATGGAAATTCTGCAGTTGAGTCTGAGTGCTGATGAAAAATCAGAGGTATGCTCGCAGGCACACAAGATTAAAGGCGCTGCTGGCTCGGTAGGGTTGTCGCGCGTTCAGCGTATCGCCAATCAAATTCAGCAGGGCGATCATCCAGCTTGGTGGCAGAATGTTCATGACTGGGTCGAGGAACTGCAAATGGCCGTACAACATGATATGAATGCGCTGGATGAATGGTTAAATGAACAGGTACTGGATGACTGA
- a CDS encoding PH domain-containing protein, producing the protein MTEQKSSLFPAFENREIDVAGLPDMMAVSMQPVSPRYRWLNLAIAVAGAAIVTAILSFLRYQTFMSVPFGLERFYLMAVTIVCTLGALSFTYHLLADKKIKYCLREQDLVMQQGLIFRKIACQPILRIQHIELKRGPLDRLADLACLQVFSAGGATHTFEIPGLRLTDAQKVRQFILNHKELDAK; encoded by the coding sequence ATGACTGAACAGAAATCTTCGCTATTCCCAGCGTTTGAAAACCGGGAAATAGATGTGGCGGGCCTGCCCGACATGATGGCTGTCTCTATGCAGCCTGTATCGCCAAGGTACCGGTGGCTGAACCTGGCTATTGCGGTGGCGGGGGCAGCTATTGTCACTGCAATACTGAGCTTTCTGAGGTATCAGACATTTATGTCTGTGCCATTTGGGCTTGAGCGCTTTTATCTTATGGCCGTTACGATTGTGTGTACCCTCGGAGCCCTTAGCTTTACGTATCATCTGCTGGCGGATAAGAAGATAAAATACTGCTTGCGCGAGCAGGACCTGGTGATGCAGCAAGGTTTAATCTTCAGAAAAATTGCCTGCCAGCCAATCTTGCGCATTCAGCATATAGAGCTTAAACGAGGGCCTTTAGACCGGTTGGCAGATTTGGCCTGTTTGCAGGTGTTTTCCGCCGGGGGAGCGACACACACATTCGAGATTCCCGGGTTAAGACTGACCGATGCACAGAAGGTCAGACAGTTCATTCTTAATCATAAAGAACTGGATGCAAAATAG
- a CDS encoding PH domain-containing protein has product MNHASEPRAVENTSEVSTGKHWRRLAPVALLYFIASNIKNTIQSALYIIPALAISAQTTNIIDSQWFWPAALGVIGLIVISGIVSYLFYQFRVRNSHVEIRMGLFNRRHINLPFWRIQNVKVERPFYYRLTQFAVVVLDTAGSAKEEAKIVAVTQRYANRLRSQILNERTEFLQSEESESSHDHAEVSEATNEKSTTDTVINRRSLSDLVIHGITNNRVWIILGALAPFYDDLAEWVGNWLSQQGLQLEQLVGSTSVAWWQWGLYAFTIMMLIMALMALLSVGGSLLTYYGYTLTRSGDRYIRKSGLLSQQEVSMRQSRVQMVAVKQDWLDRVLKRANVFFEQNKTGNQQSQELMAPNKLLVPSVTLPEAGALCEEVLPDSQLFKQKFNPVTVFFLFHHLVVRLLPVTALIILVLVAEQQWRAVSLCVVASVVLSVVIWLRYRRWGVARDDNYVYVRSGIIGEDFQVFPLYKVQQVVIKQSVMMKRRQLASVKFVLASGAVTIPFLTESQVRYLANIALAEVERSGKSWM; this is encoded by the coding sequence ATGAATCATGCATCTGAGCCACGGGCTGTTGAGAACACCAGTGAGGTGAGTACTGGCAAACACTGGCGCAGGCTGGCGCCGGTGGCGCTGTTGTACTTTATCGCCAGCAATATTAAAAACACGATACAAAGCGCGCTGTATATTATTCCGGCACTGGCTATCAGTGCACAAACGACCAATATCATAGATTCACAGTGGTTCTGGCCTGCTGCCTTAGGTGTTATCGGACTGATTGTCATCAGCGGAATCGTCAGTTATTTGTTTTATCAGTTTCGCGTTCGAAACAGCCATGTGGAGATTCGCATGGGACTGTTTAATCGCCGACATATTAATTTGCCTTTCTGGAGAATCCAGAATGTAAAGGTGGAGCGTCCGTTCTATTACCGGCTGACACAGTTTGCAGTGGTAGTTTTAGATACCGCAGGCTCTGCCAAAGAAGAGGCAAAGATTGTTGCCGTTACGCAGCGTTATGCTAACCGGTTGCGCTCGCAGATTCTCAATGAGCGCACTGAGTTTTTGCAAAGTGAAGAAAGCGAATCTTCGCACGACCATGCAGAGGTAAGCGAAGCAACAAATGAAAAAAGCACAACGGACACGGTTATCAATCGCCGCTCGCTGAGCGATCTTGTAATACACGGCATCACCAATAACCGGGTATGGATTATCCTTGGTGCGTTGGCTCCTTTTTACGATGACCTAGCAGAGTGGGTGGGGAACTGGCTCTCTCAGCAAGGGTTACAACTGGAGCAGCTGGTGGGTTCCACCAGTGTGGCCTGGTGGCAGTGGGGGCTTTACGCATTCACCATTATGATGCTGATTATGGCTCTCATGGCGCTATTGTCAGTCGGAGGCTCTTTACTGACGTATTACGGTTATACGCTGACGCGCAGCGGTGACCGCTATATCCGTAAAAGCGGCCTGTTAAGTCAGCAGGAAGTGAGTATGCGGCAATCACGGGTGCAGATGGTCGCCGTGAAGCAGGACTGGCTGGACAGAGTGCTAAAGCGCGCCAATGTGTTTTTTGAACAGAATAAGACAGGAAATCAGCAGAGTCAGGAATTAATGGCGCCCAATAAACTACTGGTTCCTTCCGTTACGCTGCCAGAAGCCGGTGCACTATGTGAAGAAGTGCTGCCTGATAGCCAGTTGTTTAAACAGAAATTTAACCCTGTCACTGTCTTTTTCTTATTTCATCATCTGGTCGTCCGGCTTTTGCCTGTAACAGCGCTTATTATTCTGGTTCTCGTCGCTGAACAGCAATGGCGGGCAGTGTCCCTTTGTGTAGTGGCCAGCGTTGTTCTTTCAGTAGTCATCTGGCTTCGCTACAGACGATGGGGCGTCGCCCGAGACGACAATTATGTGTATGTTCGCAGCGGTATTATTGGTGAAGACTTTCAGGTCTTTCCTTTATACAAGGTGCAGCAGGTGGTTATTAAACAAAGCGTGATGATGAAGCGACGACAGCTGGCGTCTGTGAAGTTTGTATTGGCCAGTGGTGCAGTAACTATTCCGTTTTTGACGGAGTCACAAGTAAGGTATCTGGCGAACATTGCGCTAGCTGAGGTTGAGCGCAGTGGAAAGTCATGGATGTAG
- the prpC gene encoding bifunctional 2-methylcitrate synthase/citrate synthase — protein MAKQLSGAGLRGQVAGKTALSTVGVSGSGLTYRGYDVKDLANNCQFEEVAYLILKGKLPNQRELSAYKKTLQSLRSLPQPLKEVLERIPKDAHPMDVLRTGCSMLGNLEGEANFDQQQDVTERMLAAFPGIICYWYRFTHDGIRIDENTDDDSIGGHFLHLLRGEKPSQLHEDVMHVSLILYAEHEFNASTFTARVCASTLSDMHSCITGAIGSLRGPLHGGANEAAMEMIEGFTSPEHAEKEMMAKLERKEKIMGFGHAVYSDSDPRNEIIKQWSKKLSEDVGDDTLYAVSERCEEVMWREKKLFCNADFFHASAYNFMDIPTKLFTPIFVMSRLTGWAAHVMEQRADNRIIRPSAEYTGEELRPVPPMSERD, from the coding sequence ATGGCTAAACAATTAAGTGGCGCAGGATTGCGTGGACAGGTCGCAGGTAAAACAGCATTGTCGACTGTCGGCGTGTCCGGGTCAGGCTTAACGTATCGCGGTTATGATGTAAAAGATCTGGCAAACAACTGCCAGTTTGAAGAAGTTGCCTATCTTATTCTCAAAGGCAAACTGCCTAATCAGCGGGAACTGAGCGCTTATAAAAAGACGTTACAGTCACTTCGTAGCCTTCCGCAGCCGCTCAAAGAAGTACTTGAGCGTATTCCAAAAGATGCCCACCCTATGGATGTACTGCGTACAGGCTGCTCAATGCTGGGTAATCTGGAAGGTGAGGCAAACTTTGACCAGCAACAAGACGTGACTGAACGTATGCTGGCAGCTTTTCCTGGCATTATTTGCTACTGGTATCGTTTTACTCACGATGGCATCCGTATTGACGAAAATACTGACGATGACTCTATCGGCGGGCACTTTTTGCATCTTCTGCGTGGCGAGAAACCGTCACAACTGCATGAAGACGTTATGCATGTTTCACTGATTTTGTATGCTGAGCATGAGTTCAACGCCTCTACATTTACTGCTCGCGTTTGTGCCTCGACATTGTCTGATATGCATTCATGCATCACTGGCGCTATTGGCTCTCTTCGCGGTCCCCTGCATGGTGGTGCGAACGAAGCCGCGATGGAGATGATCGAAGGCTTCACCTCGCCAGAGCATGCTGAAAAAGAAATGATGGCGAAACTGGAGCGCAAAGAAAAGATTATGGGCTTCGGTCACGCGGTTTATTCTGACAGCGATCCACGTAATGAGATCATCAAACAATGGTCTAAGAAGCTATCTGAGGATGTTGGCGATGATACGCTGTATGCCGTGTCTGAGCGTTGTGAAGAAGTTATGTGGCGTGAGAAAAAACTATTCTGTAATGCTGATTTCTTCCATGCCTCGGCGTATAACTTTATGGATATTCCCACTAAGTTATTCACGCCTATTTTCGTGATGTCCCGCCTCACAGGTTGGGCCGCTCATGTTATGGAGCAGCGTGCTGACAATCGTATTATCCGCCCTTCTGCTGAGTACACCGGCGAGGAACTCCGTCCGGTTCCGCCTATGAGCGAACGTGACTAA